The window tgaagatggctacacgCGGAGGTCCCGACGACGAGAACCGAAACAACATGTAGATTGTCCCCAacggtcactgatacgtctccgtcgtatctataattttttattgtttcatgccaatattctacaattttcatatacttttggcaacttttcatattatttttgggactaacatattgatccagtgatcaatgtcagttcctgtttgttgcatgttttttgtttcgtggaatacccatatcaaacgaagtccaaaagcgataaaaatttatggagatttatttgagaatatatgtgatttttgggaaaaagaatcaacgcgagacgatgcccgagggggacaCAAGCCCATGGGGCATGCCCGTACCCCAGGGGTGCCTGGCAGGCTTGTGGCGCccttgtaaggcggttggtgcccttctttcgccgcaacaaAGATAATATCTCGAAGAATATTCCCTCAAAATTTCAGCCAAATGCTGACCCGGGCCAGGGCTCCCTTTTTGGGAAGCCCGTTCCCACGCGCTCACGGCACGGCTAGCCTGCCAGTGGTAGTGGGAATTCTCTAGTTCCCTAGTCAAAAAAGGGTTGGTtggcggagttacggatctccgaaatttaagaaacggtgagagGCTAGAAaacgggaacgcgaaacagaagagaacagagagagggatccaatctcagaggggctccttcccctccgccgccatggaaacCAAGGACTATAGGGGAAAagttcctcccatctagggggaggccaaggaagaagaagaaggagggggctctctccccctctctcccggtggcgccggaacgccgccggggcaatcatcgtgtgacggtgatctactccaacaactctgtcatcttcaccaacacctcaatCACCTCCCCCCCTCTATTATCAGCGGTCCACTATTCTGCAACCTGTTGTACCCcctacttgaatatggtgctttatgcttcatattattattcaatgatgtgttgccatcctatgatgtttgagtatattTTTGTTGTCCGATgagtgattggtgaattgctatgattggtttaatttgcttgtgattatgttgttgtcctttggtgcccatcataagaGCACACATGTGCATCACACCATAGGATTACTTGTATGTTGATAGGgctatgcattggagggcaagaATGGCATAAGATTCTTCCTACCATAGAAATTGattcatacgggattgaagggggaccaatatatcttaatgatatggttggctGTTAACCTAATGAACGTTAGTATTTGCGGATACTTGCtaatagtttcaatcataagtccatagaattccaagtaagggatgacatgctagcagaggCCTTTCCCACgtaaaaacttgctatcggtctagtaacttagccaatttcttagggacaatcccGCAAATCATACCACCACTAATCCGCACTCGCTATACTAATTTAATTGTACTTTTATTAGAACATCACCTAACTTTTATTTtctcgttctttattatcttgcaaacttatcccattacacctacaaagtacttctagttgtatacttgttttaggtaaagcgaacgttaaatgtgcgtagagttgtatcggtggtcgataggaaTTCAAGGGAATATTGATTCTACCTTTAGCTTCTCATCGGGTTgttcactcttatttatcgaaaaaactacaattgatcacctatacttgtgggttatcaaccacaAAGATAGAAGCACAAGAGGTACTTGGAATCGGATCAAGAAGAAATAGAGTTTGAATAGAAGAAGAACAATCTATATTTAGAACTATGTTTATCATGCATTTGGGCATATCTTTGCTTAGTAGTACCATGCGGTTGGAACATGTCCTGTTTGAAATTGGAATTGCATATTTCAAAAGTATAAATTTGAAATATTGTTGAATTGTGTGACACTGGAATATATCCATGTGGAATCAGAGTTGAAATGGAGTCCATATACACACATATTAAGATAAACAACAGATGCAAAAATATAGAGGCAATAGTTTTAGGGAATTTGATAAGGCACAAGGATCCAAAACCTCTAAAACCATTTTAGAGGGTGGTTGTCTAGGAATCTGTGGGAGTTGCTCTTACCCAAATGTTTCTTTAATAAAATTGACTAATGGACAGAAGGGTGTCCCTGAGGTAATTTCAATTTGGGTGAATTGGACTTTGAAGACCTGACTATAACATGTGACGAAGCTCCACCTTAGGAATCACTAAATCAACTCTAAAAGGTTATTGACCATGTCGGGACACGATAAATATGACCTTGATGGTCTAATTCCTACAAGCAATAGAAGACCAGGCAATACTTAtatttgcaatatggatattgttgATAAAGTGGAAGTATTGATGAAAGTTGGGGTTCCATAAGCGTTCTTGGCTTGGTCATTGGATACAAATGAACAAGTTGCAACAATCaagaacttttaactaaacaaaaccAGAGTCTATGTGATGGCCAAGGAATGATATCTATGGAGGTACAAAGGGGAAATTCGGCTAGCTCTGTGAGGGGGGCAAAATTAGCATAAGGTGGTTTCCTCCACCAATACAGATTCTAAAAACGTGTATGGTCAtgcatttcaaaattacatgggcttggcccaaatTAATGGTGGCACAATACTTACTGCGGGCTATGGAGAAAAATATGGCATTGTCATATTTTATATTTCACTCATGTCTtcatatgtcatcatggtggcgccAAAGTCCTGAAATCTCCACATGAAGCTCCATTTGGCGTTCCCTACATGCCCATCTTGATCtacatgcttgatcttgctccactTCTCATATCTCTTATCCAAGAAGGTCCTTTATTCCTAAGCAATACAAAAAATCTAATTTATGCAGCAtcctattctcatgaacattagaagtaATTCTTCAAAATGAATGTACCTAACAGTTTTATTGGCGTCTGCGACCTTTATTGTTTGGTCCTTGTTTCTATGGACTTAACATGTGTAAcggtaggggatgtgggtgtaatagtagtagtgatgttctcatcattgatggtgaaACTTACACTTCGCGGTGTGTTAGCACCTCATATACTGTGATTCGATGCAGTGCATATTTGCAAGTAGAGGTTATGAGTaaattacatggaaaataattggATTTAAAAAGATTCATCGAGAAATATATATAAATGTGTGACCAACTTTCATCTGTTTAATAATGGAAGAAAATTATATAATAACTTATGATGTTTCTCAGAGGATTGGAAGCTCTGCTAGCGTCCCTCTTTGTTCACGTTTATTGTTACATTACAGTGAATCTTCATCGAATTAGTTTTGTTCTACTTCCCTATCGATTGAATTTTAAATAAAAATGCTTCTATAAAATCCTTCCCACTCTTCTGCGAGAAATTTAACATGGATCTAGACAAACAGTTCATTATATTTCTACTGTTTTcggtctttttttctttttctacacGAGCAATGCATTTTGTTTGGCATATTCTTACGTAAGTAGCTCTTTTTATTATCATTAATAGTTTAGCTCTAGACAAGAATCTCGTAAAATTGTATATTAATTGTGTATTTAATCTCCTAATAACAGCATAATAATTAACCTGAGGGGTATTTCATTTTAAATTTTGTTTTGACTATATATTTAATACATAGTAACATTGCACCGTAGCACTTATAAAAGCATGTATTTTAAGACTCTCCGATCTTAGTTTCTCATATTAATTGATCAAGAATTAAAGTTTTCTGGAGCATGCATGCTATTAAAATTATTAAAATATCATATAAAGATGCGGTCCATTTTCATCCATTATATAAACCAAGATTTGTATCTTGTGCTACCTGGAAATTGGTATGAAGCTTTGTGGGTGTCATATTGTTTATATGATAATAGTAAAAAATGTGTTAAGATCAagctattttgaaaaaaaatctgagTAAAGCTCTGGACATTAACACAGGAGACTTGCTTTATACTGATTGGTAGTTGAGAAAATCGACGGGCGATGACATTTATCATGAATGTTGTAGAATAAAGTACGTTACCTTCCACATTTCCCATTATGCATGTATTTGATGCATGAGATCCTTGTCATGCATGTTTAGTTGGTTGTCCTTATTAGTAATAATTGGGATTGTTTATTCCTCGTGGGCTAGGTAGTGATCTTAAAATCATTCATGGTGTACGACGTTTCCTACTCAAAGTCAAATTTTGCACAAATATGCATGTACTAAATGTCCTTGCTGATTTTTCATATAAGACTCattttattttgtgtttcctacacaTAGGCCATGAATATGAGAACAAAATTCTATTCACAACAATATACCTACCGGCGATGTGTAAGAAGCATTAAAGGTTCAAATCCGTATGAAGTAGACAAATTAGAATTTTGTTCACAACAATATACATGTAAGTGTTTTGAACAAATTGGAACATGAGTATGCAATTTGCGACATAAACACTTACAGGTTCAAATTCGTATGAAGTAGACAAATTAGAAGAAAAAAATTGATAGGAAAAAAAATAACCATAGACATATTCTTTGATTAAGAATTTGTTTACAAAATTTGAAGTCTCAATACAGGTTGTTGACCCATCTAAAATCAGAAAGTAACAAATACACGCAGACTTCAatgcctttgttcacttttcctgtGCACACTCTGTTTTTACTTTTTATTTCTTCTAAGTATACCCGAACAAATTTTTTGTTCAGAACACGATCCATCGTGGATCCACGTACAGTCGTACATACACATATATATGCAGACTAACTATTTACAAGTGTAAATTCGTATCAACGGGGCGAACAGAAAAATCGTAAACGAAAAAAAAACACCATACACATACCCCCTTGATTTAAAATAATTTTCTACGAGTTTTTCTTTAACTCTGAAATAATCAATAATAATTTAGGATCCAAAGTAAAATCAGATAATTGGAGGTTAGAATGGGAAGGCGCCTCCCTGGCCCTGCAGGTCGTTGACCCATCCGAACTTCTCCGTGTAGGGGTTGACCATGGTCTCCGGCGGGTAGTCGTCGATGCAGTCCTCCCaggcgccggcgtcgtcgaggtccTTGCTCACCTCCCAGTAGCAGCTGTTGCACTTGAACCCGGAGCCGAAGGTGACCATGAGCACCCTGTCCCCTGCTTTGAGCCGCCGCTTCGCCTCCATGTAGGAGAGCACGTACCACAGGCTGCTCGCCGACGTGTTCCCCCACCTGTGCAGCGTCATGGTCGCCGGCTCGACGTCGTAGCTGTTGAGGCCCAGGTTCTTCCTCACCGCCTCGATGACGGCCGTCCCGCCGGGGTGGAGGCAGAAGTGGTCCACCCCGGTCTTGAAGTTGATCTTGGGGCCCTCGAACTTGAGCTTCCGGCGCATGAGCTTGCGCGCCAGGAGGCGCACGGTGAAGCGCGCGAGCTCGGCGGCCGGCAGGATGCGCGGCGCGAGGCGCTGGAGGTTCTCGCTGAAGGCGCGCACGGCGGCCTTGGGGAGCGCCTTGCTGAGGCTGACGCCGAGGCGGCCGTCGGCGTCCTCGCAGTGCACGGCGGCGGCGTGCGCGTCGTCGTGCGCGCCGATGTGCGCGCGCACGAGGCAGCGCAGCTCCATCTTAGCCCGGGACCGGTAGGCCGGGTCGTTGGTGAGCAGCGCGGCGGCGCCGCCGCAGCGGAAGAGGCAGTTGCCGAGCATCATGGACTTGTCGGTGCCGTTGTACCAGTTGGGGGCGCAGGACTCGGAGGTGACCACCAGCGCCATGGTGCGCGGGCGGGTGAGCATGACCTGCCGCGCGAGATCCACGGACACGAGCCCCGCGCTGCACCCCATGCCGGACAGGTTGTAGGCCTGCACGTCCTCCCGCATCCCGAACCGGGCCACGACCCGCGCCGCCAGCGACGGCGCCGGCGAGAAGGACCCGACATTGAGCACGACCAAATCCACGTCCCGCGGCGACACGCCCGTCTTCGCAAACACGCCGCGCACGGCGTCGTCGAAGAAGGCGTCCATCTCCTCGAGCGCGTCGTAGTGGGTGGCGCACTCCTCGCGGCCGTCGAGCACGTTGCGCGGGCAGTAGGTGTGCTCGCCGATGCCGGAGTTGACGATGACCTTGAGCAGGAAGCGGTAGTCGGGCATGCCGAGGCGCTTGTTGCGCTCGATGACGGCGCCCGCCATCTCGGTGGTCACCTTGCGGTCGTCGGAGGGCTTGTGGCAGGCGAAGTCGAGCAGGTAGcagcgcgcccgccgccgccgcgccacggcCTGCCACGCCAGGTACGCCGCCGCGTGCGCCAGCAGCAGCAccgtcagcagcggcagcagctccATGGCCGTGCGTCCGTCGCCGGCGCGCTCTGGCTGCGTCGGTCGAGGTGGTGACTGGCGAGTGCGAGGGAGTGTGGCAGTGGCAGTGGCAGGGGCAGGCGTGGCGGGGGCGGGATATATAGGCGGGTGCGGCACGCGGTTGGTGGCGCGGTGCGAGATGTACGTGGGTGTACGTGACGTGGGTGCGCGCACGCGAGGGACGCGGCTCAACTACTGggggtggtggaggtggtggtggtggcgaacATGGCCGCGTCGCGTCGGGGGCGGGGCGCCGGTGAGGTGGGGATTAATGCGATCGGGGCGGGCACCAGTGGCGGCCTGCGGTGGCCAACGCCCAACCAATTACTCCCCGCGGTGGCATGCATTGGCGAGCTAGCTAGGCCTGTCTGTCTCTCTGGCACTGGCACACACGCCGGCCAGCCGGCCAGTCGGCGACGGGATGGCAGGATGAGGGCGACGCGAAAGGCGGTGTCCCCTGTTTTCGTATACTGCTAGTGCTAATAAAATCAAGGCAAAATCCTTGTGAGTTGACACGCTCTATGATTGATCACTTGGCTCGTTAGCAATTCCAAGTGGGTGGAGTCCGTCGACTGTTGAGTGGCCATTCTTGTGAAGCGGAAACAGTGACTGTCAGGTGCATGCACGTAGTAGTTAATTACCTCTGACAGTTGCGTTCATTGTACTGTATTGTGCTATGCAGCCTCGGGGAGCCGGCGTCAATCTACGTCGGAAGCTCGATCCAATCCGTTTCGATGGACAAATTTAAGTAGGATCGAATCGCGAAAGACTGactctaaggctggtcatagtggagagtaacttagagcATGCTTGggtacgttttagtctcatgactaaaagtagtgggactaaaacttgctagtctcactCATGCTTGGattcaaatactaaagagactaaaatctagttgGTAGTCATATgtgtgttactagtctatgttactaccttcatagtgggtagtgtcataggtgtggtaacatagttgccttcatttattactttgtagactcattatgcattggaaaccgctatgtgatggtaacatattatgttactctatttgcctctctcctcattaactacttgtcacatcaccaattttgcttatgtggcatctatgttactacctatgttactcccactatgaccagcctaatactCTCTTTTTTCCGGTTTGTAGGATTCAAATCTGAAATCTCATCAATCAAGACATTCTGTGAGTGAAGAAACGCATCTCGTACTTTAAAAAACTACTACTCaagttaaactcatgcattaatttgaATTAATTGCGatgcatgcatgcttggccactagatgGATAGAAATattacatgcattggtgtgttctttttaattcttgcatgcaataATCTAATGCGCCTCGAAAACTAAAAATGGGACGGAGATGAGCTTTTAAattacaaaaaacaaaaaaaattgaaatacgccctataaaccgaaaaaagGGAATATGTGCCACCTTTGCGAAGGTAAAACCCTAAACTATCTTACCCGGAGCAAGGCACAAAAATTCTCCTCCCCACCATCCTACCCGGAGCAAAGCACCTTTGCGAAGGTAAAACCCTAAACTATCTTAC is drawn from Triticum dicoccoides isolate Atlit2015 ecotype Zavitan chromosome 6B, WEW_v2.0, whole genome shotgun sequence and contains these coding sequences:
- the LOC119325190 gene encoding 3-ketoacyl-CoA synthase 12-like; this translates as MELLPLLTVLLLAHAAAYLAWQAVARRRRARCYLLDFACHKPSDDRKVTTEMAGAVIERNKRLGMPDYRFLLKVIVNSGIGEHTYCPRNVLDGREECATHYDALEEMDAFFDDAVRGVFAKTGVSPRDVDLVVLNVGSFSPAPSLAARVVARFGMREDVQAYNLSGMGCSAGLVSVDLARQVMLTRPRTMALVVTSESCAPNWYNGTDKSMMLGNCLFRCGGAAALLTNDPAYRSRAKMELRCLVRAHIGAHDDAHAAAVHCEDADGRLGVSLSKALPKAAVRAFSENLQRLAPRILPAAELARFTVRLLARKLMRRKLKFEGPKINFKTGVDHFCLHPGGTAVIEAVRKNLGLNSYDVEPATMTLHRWGNTSASSLWYVLSYMEAKRRLKAGDRVLMVTFGSGFKCNSCYWEVSKDLDDAGAWEDCIDDYPPETMVNPYTEKFGWVNDLQGQGGAFPF